cattatcctataactttcacatacttttggcaacaatttatattatttctggaactagcatattgatctagtgccgagtgccagttcctgttttcttgtGTGCTTGCTTTTgtatttcgcagaaaatccatatcaaatgaagtccaaacacgataaaaatttatggtgagttttttgaaatatatgtgatttttggtagaaagaatcaacgcaagatggtacccgagggccccacaaggcaccAAGGCGTGCCCCACCTGCCTTGTGGGAACCTCATAggtgccatcctatgatgtatgagtagatttcttttgtcctgCGGGTTAATTGTGGTACGGTGTGATTGATGAGTTGTATGTTAATACGgtactgtcctatggtgccctccgtgccaCGCACACGTGTGGGATTCCCGTTGTAgtgtgttgcaatatgttcatgatttgcttattgtCAGTTGCGGGAGTGACATAAGTCTAAACACAAATAAGTGGGTTGTGGTGTATGGAGTAAAGGGGCTTgttatttaatgctatggttgggtttaccttaatgaactttagtAGTTACTGATatttgctagagtttcaatcataagtgcatatgatccaaataCGAAAAGTATGTTAGCATATGTCTCTTCCTCATTGCATATGATAAGTATCTATCGTGTTATATTCAATTGCCTATGGATAATCTTTCTCATTGTCTACAAAAGCTCTCACTAAAAAAATAACTTCTATTAcctcgcaaagtacttctagttttattctcgcaaatcagttctatacttgttctaggtaaagcaaatactagtgtgcgtagagttgtatcagtggtcgatagaacttgaagagaatatgaattctacctttagcttctcattgtgtttgacactcttatttatccaAAAAGCCACAattgaacccctatacttgtgagttatcaaggaGGCCACCGGTTGTTGTGAAGTTTAGATCGGTCGTGGGTCACCAAGCGCTGCCACACCGCGAGCCGTTGCCGCAGACGCATGCCCTTGTTGCGGAACGACAACCGCCTCGCTGATTTTTACGACCCACTTCTCAAGATCCGGTCGCCAAGCGACTAGATCATCGAGCCTGGCGGAGTTGGCCCGGATCGCGTTGGCGTTGCTACGCAGCTCGACGCAGAACTCCTCCATGAAGGATGTGATCTTGTCCAAATAGTCCTTGATGGAAAGATCCATCGCCTCGAGTTGGAGATGACATTGCCGCAGTCTACGGGTCTCCATGAATTACGCTAGATCGATCTAGGAAAGGTTGGTGTATAGCCTTTGATACCATATGTGAGGTACCAGATGGAGTACTCCCGATCTATTACACTTGCTCGCAAAATTTGGGATTGAATATCTCAGTTACAGGTATGAACCAGGGACTGCAGAAATGTGGAATCGAAGTAGGTGAGAGAGGAGCAGCCGAGCCGTTGCCGTGTGACTCGATTCCTTTACCATCTTGTTTTTTAGGCAATCCTTTACCATCTTCTGTGGGATGGGGTAAGTAGGGGCAACCGATGGGCCGAGCCTCGCCTACACCCAGTCTGGCCCAACCACTGTCGTGTTGGGCTTGTGGAGACGTGTTGGATGTGGCGCTGGTGGTGAGCTGGGAGGGTCACCGTCAAGTGAGGCCACCATGTCAGGGATGCTTACATTAATTTGTGCTCCCACCGTAgagaaatataagatcatttagatCGCTAATAAAGAAACATAAGATTGTTTAGATACAAAGGGAGTAGCTTACAAAAAAAAAATCCACCTGGCATACTGCATGGCTTCTGTTAGAGTAAGCAAATCTTTGTTGATGGAGAGACTGAGACTGGGTGCCCTACAAATTAATCATGACACAGCGATACCCTACAAATTAATGATGACACAGCGATATGCTGCGTCTGGATTTATTTTTGACAGGCATATCATATCCGACTGAAGAAAAAAATATCCCATGCATTCTTGTCTCTAGGTATTCAGGCAACAGTCGTACCAACCAACCACTGCCAGCTTTCATAGCCCATCTATCCAATCCACACTTGCAGATAGGCAGCTATTGATCCAGTTGACTTGTCATTTCTTGTAATTAGGATGGGCGTACCATCTGTGAGCTAGCACTACTTAATCATCACTAATTGGTTAACTTCAAATTGACCAAGTTGATGATTGTCTTTCTACCAAACCTACAGCCTACCTAATAATGTAATAACAAGATGACAAGTCCGGCATATGTATTGTCAGTAGTAAATGGTTTTGCATGAGAGCGTCGAAACAGCAGCCATTGGGTAGCAAAAACAACCAGCTGCCTGCACGATTTGAGCCATTGGGGGCAGCAGAGCAGACAGCACGTGCATCTTTCCCTCCATGTGTACTTGTATGAGCATAGTATCTTGCTTGTGCACTCAACAAAGTGGTGTGGGCAGCTTTATTCTCCCAAGCGAAAGaaagaaaaatgatcagaaaagccAAAGCGCTAATCACTAGCATTTGTTCCCTGATGAGAAAGAAGATGGCCTGCCTGCTTGCTTCCATGCCAAGCCACAGCCACAGCCACAGTGGATGAGAATACGTCGCTGAGCACCACTCGACAAGTCGATACTGTTCTGAACTCAAGCAAAAACTTTCTTATCCCAAAGTAGTAGGTGTGCTGTGCTGTAACAGTTGTATGAATGCAGTGCATGGGTGACGTGAAACCCTGAACCGAATGCCATTTGCAGTAGTGGGGACGTAGTCGATAATAGATTCGCCCAACCGCATCTCTGCTTGCTTGATCCCACGAGCAAACACGTTTTGCTCAAGATTATTATTCGGAAGCAGAGCAGTCAACAAAGGCACAGGACACCAGTGCCGGCCGACGTCTCCAtcggtatctctctctctctgtcgtccCCGTCCAACTCGCATTTTCCCAGCACTAGTAGTACTTGTAAGCAGCGCCAGGAGTATTGTACGTACGAATCAATCAGAGGCGAGCGAGGCCGGTCCGCCCCCCTGCGCCTCCCCACGCCACTGATTTTTCCTCGCCGTCGAATCTTTCTCCTGCTCTTCACCGGTCAGGATCACGCCGTTTTTGTCACCTTGCTCCCCCCCGATCCTCCCTGCTCCGCCCTGGTTTCTCTGGAATTCTTCCCTCCATCCGTTCCATCGTATGGCTGGCCGATGGGGTGGAGTTGCTGCCTTGCTCCCTTCTCTTGATATCTCTCTCACTCTCAGGCCATAGCCGTACGCATAGTTCCTCATCAAGATTCAGGAcgagaggcgaggcgaggcgagatGGGCTGGGCTCTGCCTCTGCTCCGCGTCGTCTGCCTCTGCAGCCTTCTGGCGGTCGCTCGCCCGGCCAGGCCGGCCAACGTCTCCATCGGCGCCCTCTTCACCTTCGACTCCGTCATCGGGAGGTCCGCCAGGGCCGCcatcgacctcgccgtcgccgacgtCAACCGCGACGCCAGAGTCCTCAGGGGGACGCACCTCAGCCTAGTCGCGCAGGACACCAAGTGCAGCGGCTTCGTCGGCACCATCCAAGGTACTGTAGTAGCTActctcgtcgtcgtcttcttcttcttcttcttcttgccaaaacaaaaaataataattcctcctaCAGTTCTAATACCCCCAAAATATTTGCTGCGATCAGATTAGCAAATACTAGTCGTCACCACGAACTTTGATTCCTCAATTAGTTTTGTCGTTAGAGATTCCTAATATCCCTCCGCGAGTTGTTGTTGGCCTGTATGCATCCACTTTCTTTTTCCGAAATTTggtttgcttctctctctctctcctcattcaGTTGACTCtcgtggaggtggaggtggagcctgcCTACTGCCACATGAACTTTGCATGACGATTTTTTTGAAATAATAATCATAATTTGTTTTTTCTTGACAACGGATTAGTCGGAGAATACCCTGTTCCGTGCCATCGCCATTGAACATTTTTCTTGACAACGTGTATTGATTTTGGATTAAAGACCATTTCGCCTTTAGTATCTTGTTATAAATGACTACGTACAGTAGTACTGTAATTAATCAACCATGGTAGAAGAGCATAGCAGTTGAGTTGACACTGACCtgtgttggtgttggtgttggcgCTGCAGCGCTGCAGCTAATGGAGAagaaggtggtggcggtggtggggcCGCAGTCGTCGGGGATCGCCCACGTGGTGTCGCACGTAGTCAACGAGCTCCACGTCCCGCTGCTCTCCTTCGCCGCCACCGACCCGGCGCTCGCCTCCGCCCAGTACCCCTACTTCGTCCGCGCAGCCCGCGGCGACGACTCCTCCCAGATGGCCGCCGTCGCCGACATCGTCACCTACTATGGCTGGAGGGAGGTCACCGTCATCTACGTCGACAACGACTACGGCCGCGGCGGCGTCGACGCCCTCGGCGACGCGCTCGAGGCCCAGCGCGCCAAGGTCTCCTTCAAGGCGCCCTTCCCTCCGGACGCCGACCAAGCCGCCATCGCCGACCTGCTCGTGCGGGTCACCATGATGGAGTCCCGCGTCTGCGTCGTCCACGTCAACCCGGACTCCGGCCTCGCCGTCTTCGCCGCCGCGCGCTCCCTCGGCATGATGGCCTCCGGCTACGTCTGGATCGCCACCGACTggctcgccgccgccctcgactcCACGCGGCCGCCCAATCCCAGGGCGATGAGCCTCGTGCAGGGCGTGGTCACGCTCCGCCAGCACACCCCGGACTCCGGCGCCAAGACGTCGCTCACCTCCAGATTCGCCGCCGCCCAGCTGAACCGGACCGCCACCCTGAACGCCTTCGGGCTCGCCGCGTACGACGCCGTGTGGATGGCGGCCCGCGCCATCGACGAGTTCCTGGAGGACGGGGGGAACGTCACCTTCTCGGTCGACCCGAGGTTGCAGCAGGAGGTGAACGGGAGCAGCACGCTCCGGCTGGACACGCTCAGAGTGTTCGACCAGGGGGAGCAGCTGCTGCAGAAGGTGATGCTCGCCAACTTCACCGGCGTCACCGGCGGCGTGCGGTTCTCCGCGGACGGCAGGAGCCTGGCCGACCCCGCCTACGAGGTCCTCAACGTCGGTGGCACGGGCGTCCGGCGGGTCGGCTACTGGTCAAACCACTCGCATCTGTCCGTCGCCGCGCCCACTCCGCTCCGAATCAAAACTAACAGcagccagcagcagcaggagcagcggcTGTACAGCGTGATCTGGCCTGGGGAGACGACATCGCCGCCGCGCGGGTGGGTGTTCCCGAACAACGGCCGTCCGCTGAGGATCGGCGTGCCGTACAGGACGACGCAGAAGCAGTTCGTGTCCAAGGACAGCGGCCCCGACGGCGCCAGCGGGTACTGCATCGACGTGTTCAAGGCCGCCGTGGCACTGCTCCCGTACCCTGTCCCCGTGTCCTTCATCCTCTTCGGCGACGGCGTCAAGAACCCCAGCTACAGCGACCTCGTGAACAAGGTGGCCAACAATGTGTTCGACGCGGCGGTGGGCGACGTGTCCATCGTGACGAACCGGACGCGGGTGGTGGACTTCACGCAGCCGTACGTGGAGTCCGGGCTGGTGATCGTGTCGCCGGTCAAGGAGAAGAGCTCCAACGCGTGGGCCTTCCTCAAGCCCTTCACGCTGGGCATGTGGGCCGTCACCGGcgccttcttcctcttcgtcgGCGCCGTCGTCTGGATTCTCGAGCACCGCTTCAACCCGGAGTTCCGCGGATCCCCACGCGAGCAGCTCGTCACCATTTTCTGGTTCAGCTTCTCAACAATGTTCTTCGCGCACAGTAAGCTATATGCTATCTGGCTTGTGCTTGTTCCTTCCCAAGAGATGAAGCTTGGATAAATCAATGGTGGTTCAATCATTTGCAGGGGAGAACACTGTGAGCTCTCTGGGTCGTTTCGTGCTCATCATCTGGCTGTTCGTGGTGCTCATCATCAACTCGAGCTACACGGCGAGCCTGACGTCCATCCTGACGGTGCAGCAGCTGTCGACGGGGATCCAGGGGCTGGACGGCCTCCTCGCCAGCGCCGACCCCATCGGCTACCAGGTTGGGTCCTTCGCCAAGAGCTACATGATGCAGGAGCTCAACGTGCCGGAGTCCCGGCTCAAGGAACTTGCCATCGACGACTACGCCGCCAGCCTCCAGCTCGGCCCGCGCAACGGCGGCGTCGCTGCGATCGTGGACGAGCTGCCCTACGTCgacctcttcctctccaccaactgCCAGTTCAAGACCGTGGGACAAGAATTCACCAAGAGCGGATGGGGATTCGTAAGATCCAAACTAAAATTCTGCATTTCTTCCCATTAATGGCTCTGTTTTGTTGCTGAATGGATGCATCATATCAGGCTTTCCAGCGGGACTCGCCTCTGGCGGTGGACCTGTCGACGGCGATCCTGACGCTGTCGGAGAACGGCGACCTGCAGCGGATCCACGACAAGTGGCTCAACCCGGGGCAGTGCGACTCGTCGCAGGGCGGCGACGTGGCGGCCGACAGGCTCAACCTCAGCAGCTTCTGGGGactcttcctcatctccggcgtcGCCTGCTTCATTGCATTGGTCATCTTCTTCACCAGGATACTGTGCCAGTACGGCAAGTACAACCAGGGCGATGACGAAGGTGGAACGCCGCCGGAGGACTGCCcggtgcggcggccggagcggctGAGGAGCATCAGGGATCTGATAACGTTCGTGGacatgaaggaggaggaggccaagagGGCCATCAAAAGGAAGTCGAGCGACGACCGCCGGGACAGGTCCATCGCCAGCTCCGCCGGGGCATCCTCCTTCTCCGCATCCACGGTGTAGCCAGCTTCTTTCTTCTCTGGTCGGATGCATGGATGGATTTCTAACAGCATAGATCGATTGACGATGACGTCGATTTGACAAGCTGCACTCCACAGTAAGCTAAGCTTGGTGCAGCTGCTGAGATGACACTTAAATAGTGTAATTAGGCAATGATCAAATGATGATATACATACAACAGTACTACCAAGTTGGAGATGGCATAGGTAGATTAGATTAACTCCTACTACTACAATACTTTAATTTGTGGAGGAGAAGGGAGACATTTTTTCTATACAGAAAAAGGGCCACAGTtgaagttttttttttctttctaatatGCAACTCAATAGGAATGGTAAAAAAAAAGGCGATCAACAGTGCTTGAATTCAAGCGTAATGTGCTGAAACCAAACAAAAATTTAAGTTGATCTAGTGAAAAATTATCTGAAATCTCATGGTGCATGCATTTGTTTTACAAAGAAACTTGGTCATCTTTATAGAACTAGAAGGGATGGCGCGCTCCGTCGTGCCAGGAGATACGAGTGTAGTGATacatactccttccgtcccaaaatataagaacgtttttgatactagtgtagtgttaaaaacgttgttatattgtgggacagagggagtatgtctTATTGCGAGTCCTAACTCATGTTCACCCATGGTCGTGTTGTGTATGACCCAACAATGGGCGATTTTCATTCGTCGatttaggtggtgtttggttctctagtcctaggaccttttctagtcccaactaaaaagtccctagtccctaaaaaatCCCTCATTATTTGTTTTCAGAGACTAAAAAGTTCCTAatcccttcctagaggttattaaatgaccatgtcgcctctagtatatagaaaaataacaatcaaacaataCCATGGGGTGGCGGGTcaatgggtgcatggaggggcattgttgaaaaagtcccaaaaagtcccaaaaagactctccttgagagtcttcttcatttagtcccaaatgcctaatttagtccctaaaaagtccctcctgtttggtaaaaaagtctctaagagggattttttctagtccctacacaaaaaagtctgtggaaacaaacaccccctcatTGTTTTCATTTTCTACTGTTTTCTTTCGGTCTATTTAGGGTCTAGAGTTTTTTTCACCTTTTTCTCTAATTTCATttgcccttttttttctttttcctttgtgtGGTTTCCTTTTACATAATATAAACTCATTTTTAAAatattttcttatttatttttcttttctactttattttccTGTTCATCACTTATAAATATATTTCTATTTCTtaagatatactccctccggtcctttttattctgcatattagaattctctgaagtcaaacttcacaaagtttgaccgtatttatatgaaaaaatatgaacatctgccatgctaaagttatacaatataaaactttaagtcatgacacatctattgGTATTGATTTtagattgtgaatgttgatacttttttctataaagttggtcaaactttacgaggcatgcgaactaaaaaggaccggagggagtacatggttcTTTGTTTGTGTTTGTTGTGTTTAAAAATGATCATTGCATATTTCAAGAATCTTCATAGTGTTCAAAAaggaaaatgttcattgtgtatttaaaaatATGTTTTGGGAATATTAAAAAAATAGTCTATCATTCATTTTCAACGATGTTTATTGTGTCTACAAAAAATGCTCATTATGTATTACAAAAAGATTCATCATACATAAAAAAAAGTTCACTGACAATTTTAAAAAG
The window above is part of the Triticum aestivum cultivar Chinese Spring chromosome 2A, IWGSC CS RefSeq v2.1, whole genome shotgun sequence genome. Proteins encoded here:
- the LOC123188800 gene encoding glutamate receptor 3.5 — translated: MGWALPLLRVVCLCSLLAVARPARPANVSIGALFTFDSVIGRSARAAIDLAVADVNRDARVLRGTHLSLVAQDTKCSGFVGTIQALQLMEKKVVAVVGPQSSGIAHVVSHVVNELHVPLLSFAATDPALASAQYPYFVRAARGDDSSQMAAVADIVTYYGWREVTVIYVDNDYGRGGVDALGDALEAQRAKVSFKAPFPPDADQAAIADLLVRVTMMESRVCVVHVNPDSGLAVFAAARSLGMMASGYVWIATDWLAAALDSTRPPNPRAMSLVQGVVTLRQHTPDSGAKTSLTSRFAAAQLNRTATLNAFGLAAYDAVWMAARAIDEFLEDGGNVTFSVDPRLQQEVNGSSTLRLDTLRVFDQGEQLLQKVMLANFTGVTGGVRFSADGRSLADPAYEVLNVGGTGVRRVGYWSNHSHLSVAAPTPLRIKTNSSQQQQEQRLYSVIWPGETTSPPRGWVFPNNGRPLRIGVPYRTTQKQFVSKDSGPDGASGYCIDVFKAAVALLPYPVPVSFILFGDGVKNPSYSDLVNKVANNVFDAAVGDVSIVTNRTRVVDFTQPYVESGLVIVSPVKEKSSNAWAFLKPFTLGMWAVTGAFFLFVGAVVWILEHRFNPEFRGSPREQLVTIFWFSFSTMFFAHRENTVSSLGRFVLIIWLFVVLIINSSYTASLTSILTVQQLSTGIQGLDGLLASADPIGYQVGSFAKSYMMQELNVPESRLKELAIDDYAASLQLGPRNGGVAAIVDELPYVDLFLSTNCQFKTVGQEFTKSGWGFAFQRDSPLAVDLSTAILTLSENGDLQRIHDKWLNPGQCDSSQGGDVAADRLNLSSFWGLFLISGVACFIALVIFFTRILCQYGKYNQGDDEGGTPPEDCPVRRPERLRSIRDLITFVDMKEEEAKRAIKRKSSDDRRDRSIASSAGASSFSASTV